The uncultured Campylobacter sp. nucleotide sequence GGCTAAATTTAGAGCGCCTAATGATGAGCTCGGACGGCAACGGTAGCGTGCCTAGATTTGACGAAAACGGCGCGCTGGTTGGCTACGGCTGCGCTTCGTGCGAGACGAATTTAGAGGTCTTGCAAGCCTGCGTGAAAAATAAAATCCTAACCATCCCGCAAGCGCTGAGCATGATGGGCAAAAACGTCGCAAAATATCTAAATTTAAACGGCAAAGGCGAGATAAAAACGGGCTTTGACGCCGATTTTGCGGTATTTGACGAAGCTCTAAACCTAGATAGCGTGATCGCAAAAGGGGAGTTTTGCGTAAAAGAGGGCAAGCTCGTGAAAAAGGGATTTTTTGAGTAAAATTTAAAGCAGATGCCGCTTTTTAAATTTATAAAGGCGGCTTGCGCTCGCTAAATTTGACGAATAATTTCGCTCGCGTCTCTTTCGACCACCTCATCTTTACGGCACAAAATTTAACCGCGCAGGGGTCTGGATTATATTAAATTTAGCTTTAATTTAGCTATTTTTAAATATAATCCCAGCTTCAATTCACACACACCAATCCTAAAATTTGGTTGCGTTTGTCAAAAACAAATGTTAATGGGTGTGGAGGAGAAACCTAAATTTCGGGGCAACCCACAAGGAGAAAACTCATGGTAACAATGAGAGATTTGCTAGAGTGCGGCGTTCATTTCGGACACCAAACGCGCAGATGGAATCCGAAGATGAAAAAATTCATTTTCGGCGAGAGAAAAGGTATCTACATCATAGATCTACAAAAAACTATCCGCTACTTCCGCTATACTTATAATATCGTTCGCAACGCGGCTGCAGAGGGTAAGACGATACTTTTCGTAGGTACCAAAAAACAAGCTGGCGCGACGCTAAAAGAGTACGCCGAAAAATGCGGCATGCCTTATGTGAGCCACAGATGGTTAGGCGGCATGCTGACGAATTTTTCCACTATCAAGCAATCGATCCGCAAGCTCGAAGTAATCGAGACTATGGAAGAGGACGGCTCGATAAATTTACTAACTAAAAAAGAGGCACTAATGCTTCGCCGCAAAAAAGAGAAGCTCGAGCTTTATCTAGGCGGTATTCGCAATATGAAGGGCCTTCCCGATATGATCTTCGTCATCGACGTTGTAAAAGAAAAGATCGCCGTAGCGGAAGCTAACCGCCTAAAAATGCCGGTTATCGCGCCTTTGGATACGAACTGCGATCCGGACGTAGTCGATTTCCCGATACCTGGCAACGACGATGCGATCCGCTCAGTTCAGCTTTTCTGCCAAGAGATGGCTGAGGCGATCAACGAAGGCAAGGCACTTCGCGATCAAGACGCAAGCGAGGATGTCGAGCAGAGCGAAGCCGTCAGCGACGAGGAGAAAGAGGAAGTCGTAGCCGAGGCGATGAGCGAAGAGGATTTTGACGTAAGCGAGGACGAAGAGTAATGGAAATCAGCGCGCAAATGGTAAAAGAGCTCCGCGAAAGCACCGGAGCGGGGATGATGGACTGCAAAAAGGCTTTAGTTGAAACAGACGGCGATATGGATAAGGCCGTCGATCTGCTTCGCGAAAAGGGCCTTGGAAAGGCTGCTAAAAAAGCCGATCGCCTAGCTAGCGAGGGCCTAGTGAGCGTCGAAGTGGGCGCGGATCACAAGATCGCTACCATAAGCGAGATAAATTCCGAAACCGACTTCGTAGCTAAAAATAAAAATTTTATAAATTTAGTTAAAAATACTACTCTACATATCCAAAGCAAGGGCATTAGCAGCATTGATGAGCTAAATTCCAGCATCATCGACGGCGTTAAATTTGATGAGCATCTAAAGAGCCAGATCGCTACGATCGGCGAAAATTTAGTCGTTAGAAGATTTGAGACGATTAAGGCGGGCGCAAACGGCGTGGTAAACGGCTACCTGCACTCAAACGGCCGCGTAGGTGTAATCATCGCAGCAGCTTGCGACAGCGAGCGAACTGCGGAGGGTGCGAAGGAGCTTATAAAAAATCTCTGCATGCACGCAGCCGCGATGAAACCGCAGGTTATCAGCTATAAAGAGCTTGATCCCGATTTTATCGAAAAAGAATTTTTAGCTCTTAAAGGCGAGTTTGAGAAGGAAAACGAGGAGTTTGTGCGCTTAGGTAAGCCCCTTCATAAGATCCCGCAGTTCGGCTCGCGCGCGCATCTAAGCGATGAAATTTTAGCCAAAGAGATCGAAGCTTTAAAAGATGAGCTTCGCAAGCAAAATAAGCCTGAAAAAATTTGGGATAAAATTTTACCGGGCCAGATTGATCGCTTCATCGCCGATAATACCCAAATTGATCAGCGCCTCACGTTGCTAGGGCAATTTTACGTCATGGACGATAAGAAAACCGTCGAGCAGGTGATTGACGAAGAGGCTAAAAAACTAGGCGGCAAGATCGAGATCGTAAAATACGTCCGCTTCGAAGTGGGCGAGGGTCTAGAGAAAAAGAGCGAAGACTTCGCTGCCGAAGTAGCGGCTCAAATCGGCTAAATATGGAACTTCTAAAGGGCGTAAATCTTACTCACGCGTATGATTATACGCTCTTTGAAAATGTAAGCTTAAGCGTTGGGGAGGGCGAGAGCATCGCTATTTTGGGCGTTAGCGGCTGCGGCAAATCGACCTTGCTTCATATTTTATGTACTCTTTTAAAGCCGAACTCCGGCGAGGTAATTTACGGCGGGCGCAGTATTTACAAGCTAAGCTCCGATGAGAGACTTAAAATCCGCCGCAACGACTTCGGTATAATTTTCCAATCCCACTACCTTTTTAAGGGTTTTTCCTCCGGCGAAAATATCGAACTCGCCGCCAAACTTACGAATAACGCGATAGATGATGAAATTTTAAAAAAGCTTCAGATCGAACATACTTTAAAGCAAGGCGTGGGCGAGCTTAGCGGCGGACAGCAGCAGCGCGTGAGTATCGCCCGTATACTTTGCAAAAAGCCGCGCATAATCTTTGCCGACGAGCCGACCGGAAATTTAGATAAAGATACCGCAAACGAGGTCATGGGCGTGATTTTTGATTACGTAAAATCCAGTCGTGGCGCGCTCGTGCTCGTGACCCACGATGAGAATTTAGCGCAAAAATGCTGCAAAGTTTATCGCCTAAATAACCGAAATTTAGCGCAAATATAAGCAATTAATAACCAAAAATATCTTACAATAGCCCAAATTCTTTCTAAAAGGTCATAAATGAAAATTCTACTTGACAATCACAATGAGCAGGTTGCAAGTGTCGTAAATATTTGCTGCGAGCGCATCGGTGCGGATCTGGTAGCATATAGTGCAGACGAGAGTGAATATGATTTGACGATAAAAAATTATGAAGATGGCGATGATATTTCAAAATTTGATCTTAATAAAACGCTGTTTCTGACGCCTAAGAATGTCTCGGTGCCAGGAGCGCGATACACCCTTACCAAGCCTTTTTCGCCGCTTGAGCTCATCACGTTTATCAGCGAGTTTTCGGTTCAAAATATGAGCGTGCAGGCGAAAGAAAAAATGGCGAAAGAATTTGCCGACGCAAGCTCCGTTATGAAAGAGATTGATGCGATTGATCAGGCAAATTCCGCTTCGGGTAGTAATTTTGAAGAGCTTGTGGATAGCTTTTATGACTCCGGCAAGGATATACCGCTTTCGCAGCTGGCAAACGATATAGCGCCCGAGATTGCAGATGATGTGCCGCTTTCGCAGTTAGTAGGCGATATGCCGCGCACGGACGAGATCGCAGATGATATTCCGCTCTCGCAGCTTGCAGATGAAGCAGCTCTTGCGGACACCATCGCCGATGATACGCCGCTTAACGCCGTTGCAGAAAAGATTGCGGATAATATCGCAGACGATATGCCTCTAAACTTAGCTGCTAGCGATATCCCCGAGGATGCGCCGTTAAATAGTATCGGCACAAGCGAACCCGCCGAAAGTAATCACGCGCCTCAAGATGAAATTCCACTCGCAAAGGATGACGCTCCGATAGCTCTAGCAGCGCTAGATGATGAAAATCCTAAGAATTTCAAAACAAATAAATCGCAAATAGAAGATGAAATTTCCACCACACGGGCAAGCGAAACTTTACCGCTTGCACAGCAAGATGAGCCGCAAAGAGCTGATAGCCCTAATGAAACTGCTGTTGAAAAAAAGGCAGACGCTGCGCCTAATCTAGAGAAAACGAAAGACTCTGCGGACGTTACGCTTAAACAGCATGAGTCAGACGGCTCATTTGCCTATAAAACAGATGAAAAAAAATCTACCTCGCAAGTAGTGCAAGATGCAGCTGGCGCGTCTGTTAACAGTGGATTTGATATGGATTTTTCCAGGCTTTTCGATAGCGCTGGCATGCCCGTGGAGGAGTTTGGCGGATATGATAATTTTGCCGCGGCTGCGTTTGCTTCCGATGAAAAAGAGGAGAAAAGATCTGCGCATGATAAAAATAAAACGGCTACGGATTTTCAAAAAACGCAAATTTCGTCTCAATACGAGGTCGCTTCAGATACGCCGATTGCGTTAGCGGGTGCGGGCGATATACCTCGCGAAAATCTTTATAACGCCGTTCCGTTTCAAAGTATGGAATTTACTGGCGGACTTGCACAGAATACGCCTATGTCTGCTCATAATGAAGCATGGAATTCAATTGGCGCAAATTTCGCAGCTTCTGCAAATTCTAGCAATACCGGGACTACAAATTCCACTCCTGCGCCAAATTTTTCGGAGCTAAACTTGCCGCACATATTAGATGCCTCAGATTTACCGAAGCAAAGCGAGCAAGCCAATAGCGTTGCCGGCGGGTTTGCGGACGGATTTTTGCGCGCTATGGAGGGCGATTTCGCAAACTCGTTTGCCGCAAGCTCCGCTGATAGCGAGCAATTTAAATCCGACAAGCTCGCAAAGAGCGCCGCGCAGCAGATAAAATTTAATACTTCAAAGCCTTCGGAGCGCACCGAATTTAAAGCGCATAAATTTGGTGCGTCCGAGCAGGTAAATGAGATGAAATTTGGCGCGCAATCTACGCCGAATGAGCTTGCCGCTTCGGCTGCGGCGGAGTTTGCTAGCCTTATGGCAAGCGAGCTAGGGTCTAGCACCAAAAGCGAGTCGCTGCGTAACGAGCATGGTAAAAAACCGAGCGCCGAGGAGCTGAAAACCAAACTGCGCGATGATCTGGAAGCGGGCAT carries:
- a CDS encoding ABC transporter ATP-binding protein, whose translation is MELLKGVNLTHAYDYTLFENVSLSVGEGESIAILGVSGCGKSTLLHILCTLLKPNSGEVIYGGRSIYKLSSDERLKIRRNDFGIIFQSHYLFKGFSSGENIELAAKLTNNAIDDEILKKLQIEHTLKQGVGELSGGQQQRVSIARILCKKPRIIFADEPTGNLDKDTANEVMGVIFDYVKSSRGALVLVTHDENLAQKCCKVYRLNNRNLAQI
- the tsf gene encoding translation elongation factor Ts; this translates as MEISAQMVKELRESTGAGMMDCKKALVETDGDMDKAVDLLREKGLGKAAKKADRLASEGLVSVEVGADHKIATISEINSETDFVAKNKNFINLVKNTTLHIQSKGISSIDELNSSIIDGVKFDEHLKSQIATIGENLVVRRFETIKAGANGVVNGYLHSNGRVGVIIAAACDSERTAEGAKELIKNLCMHAAAMKPQVISYKELDPDFIEKEFLALKGEFEKENEEFVRLGKPLHKIPQFGSRAHLSDEILAKEIEALKDELRKQNKPEKIWDKILPGQIDRFIADNTQIDQRLTLLGQFYVMDDKKTVEQVIDEEAKKLGGKIEIVKYVRFEVGEGLEKKSEDFAAEVAAQIG
- the rpsB gene encoding 30S ribosomal protein S2, which gives rise to MVTMRDLLECGVHFGHQTRRWNPKMKKFIFGERKGIYIIDLQKTIRYFRYTYNIVRNAAAEGKTILFVGTKKQAGATLKEYAEKCGMPYVSHRWLGGMLTNFSTIKQSIRKLEVIETMEEDGSINLLTKKEALMLRRKKEKLELYLGGIRNMKGLPDMIFVIDVVKEKIAVAEANRLKMPVIAPLDTNCDPDVVDFPIPGNDDAIRSVQLFCQEMAEAINEGKALRDQDASEDVEQSEAVSDEEKEEVVAEAMSEEDFDVSEDEE